In a genomic window of Staphylococcus taiwanensis:
- the rpsS gene encoding 30S ribosomal protein S19: MARSIKKGPFVDDHLMKKVEAQDGSEKKTVIKTWSRRSTIFPNFIGHTFAVYDGRKHVPVYVTEDMVGHKLGEFAPTRTFKGHAADDKKTRR, translated from the coding sequence ATGGCTCGTAGTATTAAAAAAGGACCTTTCGTCGATGATCACTTAATGAAAAAAGTAGAAGCTCAAGACGGAAGTGAAAAGAAAACAGTAATCAAAACATGGTCACGTCGTTCTACAATTTTCCCCAATTTCATCGGTCATACTTTCGCAGTATACGATGGACGTAAACATGTACCTGTTTATGTAACTGAGGATATGGTAGGTCACAAATTAGGTGAATTTGCTCCAACTCGTACATTTAAAGGTCATGCTGCAGACGATAAAAAAACAAGAAGATAA
- the rplV gene encoding 50S ribosomal protein L22 has translation MEAKAVARTIRIAPRKVRLVLDLIRGKNAGEAIAILKLTNKASSPVIEKVLMSALANAEHNYDMNTDELVIKEAYANEGPTLKRFRPRAQGRASAINKRTSHITIVVSDGKEEAKEA, from the coding sequence ATGGAAGCAAAAGCGGTTGCTAGAACAATCAGAATCGCACCTCGTAAAGTAAGATTAGTTCTTGACTTAATTAGAGGTAAAAATGCTGGAGAAGCTATTGCTATTTTAAAATTAACTAATAAAGCTTCATCACCAGTAATTGAAAAAGTATTAATGTCCGCTTTAGCAAATGCAGAACATAACTATGATATGAACACTGATGAATTAGTTATCAAAGAAGCATATGCAAATGAAGGACCAACTTTAAAACGTTTCCGTCCACGTGCACAAGGTCGTGCAAGTGCTATTAACAAACGTACAAGCCACATTACAATCGTCGTAAGTGACGGAAAAGAAGAAGCTAAAGAAGCTTAA